TATCTCAGATCCCAGCACTAAGGCTGAGTGAGGACTCACACACACTGTCAGCGCCAGTGGTAACTGAGACATTTTCCCCTCCCAGAGTTCAGAGTTCAGTATGAAATGCGTACACATTTCATACATGcatgctttttgacctggcagttaCACATCTAGGTTTCTTCCTAAGTAAATAAGAAGTATGCAAAGATGTATAAGCAAGTTTGTTTATAATAGTGAACAATGAAATGTTCAACAATGAGCTTGGGCAAGTGAGTTGTGATATATCCTATTAAGGAAATGCTTTATAGTTATTCAAAATGATGATGTAATCACTGCTACAGAATGATGATCACAACATCtagttaaatgagataaagttataaaacagcatgcagcccaggctggtgtaactcagtggattgagcacaggcctgggaaccaaagggttgctggttcgattcccagtcagggcacatgcctgggtttcggacaggtccccagtagggggccatgtgagaggcagccacacattgatgtttctctccctctctttctccttcccttcccctctcatttattttctaaaaaataaataagcaaaatcttaaaaaaaaaaaagaaacagcatgcAAAGGAGGAACCTGTTGTCACAACACTCAGAGTGTGCGATTCATGCATCACGGGAGTCCAGGTCAGGGTGAGGCAAGGCAGGTGCAGCACTAATCTGTGCGTAGTGGGACTGCAGCtgagttttactttcttcattgtaCCTTTATGTGTGGCACGATGAGATGCATGGAAAGACGTCTCTGTGGcaatcagaaaattattttccctttttaggaaaagaaagaaaaaggtaaatgcTTAGCCCACCGCAAATCCTGTGGCCAGTGTGGTCACTGCTTCCCCCCTGGTCCCTGAGCACACGGGGCCGACTTCTGAGCCCCCAGGCAGAAAGACCTGGGTGCCTCATCAATCTCCTTCTTGTGTCTGCAGACCTAAGAACATGCCACTttgcctcttccttcctctctccatctcctcaGGGTCTTCTCCCCTCAGCTCCTCCTAGTGGACATGAGAAATGGAAACACCACGAAAGAGAAGCCTTCTTTACCAGCAGAACCTCGGAACTCATGAACTCAGCACATGGTTGCTGGACCCAGTTTGGGACTCTTGGGACCTGGGTTAGAAGGAGTTTTTTGGGTCCCCGAGGACACTTGTTTACTCATGGCTGTTCCTTCTTGAATATTACTGGTGCCTACTCAGGATCTgattgaagaattttaaaaatggatttgtctTTTCAACCTGGGCCCATCATAATGGCTCCCACAAAGAAGGGTGGCGAGAAGAAGAAGGGCCATTCTACCATCAGCGAGGTAGTAACTGGAGAGTACACCATCAACATCCACAAGCGCATCCATGGCGTGGGCTTCAAGAAGCGTGCCCCTCGGGCACTTAAAGAGATCCAGAAATTTGCCGTGAAGGAGATGGGAACTCCAGATGTGCACATTGACACCAGGCTCAACAAAGCCGTCTGGGCCAAAGGAATGAGGAATGTCCCATACTGTATCCGAGTGCGGTTGTCCAGAAAACGTAATGAAGATGAAGATTCACCAAACAAGCTCTATAGGTTGGTCACCTATGTACCTGTCACCACTTTCAAAAATCTACAAACAGTTAATGTGGATGAGAACTAACTGCTAATTgtcaaataaagttataaaactgcaaaaaaaaaaaggatttgtccCACCCCTTGCCTGTCCCCTATAGAGTCCTGACTCagccaagcagaaaaaaaattaatagagttCTGAAAGGAATTCGGGTTTCCAGCCAGTCCCCTGGGGAGCGGGAGAAGCCTGGGCTGCGGTGTGGCGGCATTAATTCTGCTTGCTTTGACTCTACCAActgagttttatttcctttttctctctcaccgGGCACTTCCTTGTGGAGTTTTGTACATAAAGGATTGGGTCAGCATGGAAGGCTGCTTTCCGCCTGTGCTCAGGCAGCGGATGCTGTCAAAAGCACTCAGTGTGAGAACGAAACAGCTCTGGTCAATGACATCCTTTTTTCAGCGTGGATTTCCCTGCTCTCTGATAGGCTGCACCTTTGATTTAGGGGTTCAGAAAGAACTTAATCACAAAAGAGAGCACTGTGGGCCCGGTGAATCCTCTCGAAAGCAATTGCCTTTTATATGTCCGGGTTCTTAATCGCCCCTTGAGTCCGCTCTGCTGCTTTATTCCCTTTTATGTTTGGACCAACATGTAAATAACCGAGGATGGTGGCTGACTTTACTTAAGGCGAGTGGAATTCAAAGTTAGAAATGAAATCCAGGCTcaatggaggaaggagagaagacgCTGTTCGGGGAACAAAAGAGATACCATGCTGATCCGCTCTGTCAAAGGATGCCTTTTTTATGCCTAAGTGTCTGTGTCAGAAATGTGAGAACATTGCATATCAGTTCTCTCCGAAGTGAGTGCAGAAAACAGTCGTTCATGAGGCGTGCTAGGATGCCGTCCCAAGGTCAAGTTTGTTTGGGGCGTGATATCTATATGGATGATACACCATCCTCAGTGGCTTTTTAATATGCATTAGCTCTTAGAAGGTTTGCCATAAAGTTTTTGTGGTTGCTGTTCAATACAGCATTTTCATAACTTATTTGACTACTGAACTCTTTTAGAAGAACCACGTATTACCACCCAAGTTTTAAGTTCCTGTCTTCCTTTTGGAAgtaagaaaacaataacaaattctCTGTAAATGAGGTTAAAAGACATGCACTGGAGTCCAAAGTTAGTGTACAAGTTACAATGACGGGTCTTCTACTTTATATCTGATTTCATGACCCTTTAATTTAAAAGAGATGGACAAAGTAAGTACGACAAAATGTTAAGTTTTGAATAGAGCTGTTTTTAGGATTatctaaatatttctgaaatggaAGTAAGTACCCACTATTAGAATTTTAGGGGTTCAAATGAGAAATAGATACAGAAGACAGATATGTGAGTCAATATAGCTAGgtctgtattattattattactattatcattattatgagTTTTGGACTAGAGCAGGTGGCTCTGACCTGCAGTCACAATTGTGCTTTCTGGAAGTTGCTCCCTGGTTGGACCTGCTGTCCCCTCCTGGAGTGACAGTTCTTTCACGAGTGCACGAAGTCAGGAGAGTAGCGTCCCTCCGAGCACCCTTTATAGCTCCACCACAGCTCAAGTCCAGTGTCCTCGTCCATTTCAGACGCACACACATACAACCTCACGTGGCAGCACACTCCACAGACACCCCCACTGTGGTCGTCGGGCTGCAGTTCTCTCTCCGCTCCGCACCCAGTAGGTCCCCAGGCGCTGCCACGCCCACACGGGGAGACTCAGATCCAGGTACAAACACTTTAAGCTGTGATTGCATCTGTTCCCATTTTTATCTGATTGGCTTTTTTGAACAAGAGACACCTTTTGATCACCATCTTCATAATTCAACTACTACCAAGCCTCAGTGATATTTATGAGGTAATATTGATCCTCT
This sequence is a window from Phyllostomus discolor isolate MPI-MPIP mPhyDis1 chromosome 10, mPhyDis1.pri.v3, whole genome shotgun sequence. Protein-coding genes within it:
- the LOC114508007 gene encoding 60S ribosomal protein L31-like: MAPTKKGGEKKKGHSTISEVVTGEYTINIHKRIHGVGFKKRAPRALKEIQKFAVKEMGTPDVHIDTRLNKAVWAKGMRNVPYCIRVRLSRKRNEDEDSPNKLYRLVTYVPVTTFKNLQTVNVDEN